Genomic window (Arthrobacter sp. StoSoilA2):
GGGCGTGTGGGTAATGCGCGCCACGGGCAGCCCCCAGGCGTCTTTGACGTTCGGGTCAAGGTCGACGCGGTTGTCCTCAACCGGCAAATCATGCAGCAGGACCCCGATTTTCATGCTGTGGTTGAAAAAGTCGCGGTCCGCGTCCTTCGCCGCCTGGCCCCAGGTCGGCCTGCCGGGGAAGCTCCAGTTCACAGGGTGCCCGATCATCGAGGGGAAGATCAGAGACCCGAGAATATGGCCCCGGCTCTCGTCCGTTTCGTAGAAGTCGAACGAACACAGGCTCATGTAGTGGCCCGCCCACCCGTACAGCGGATCATTCACCTCACGGTCAAACAAGCCAACCGAGAAAGAGTATTGGTGGAAGGTCGCGTTCTTGCCAACCATGCCGTTGCCGTTGCCGAGGCCGTCCGGGAAGAGCCCCGACTTGGACATGAGCAGCAGCCGCGGGGTTTCGATGCCGCCGCCACAGACGATGACGGCTTTGGCGTGTTGGACGAATTCGTCGCCGTCCTCGTCCTGGTAGCGGACACCGGTGGCGCGACCGTCCTTGCCAACGAGTATCTCGCTGACGTAAGAATCTGGGCGGAGGTCGTAGCGGCCGGTCGCTATCGCGTCCGGGATAAAGCTGATCAGGGTCGATGACTTGCCGGTGCCCGGATCGGGGTACTGCTGCCAGAAGCCGTTCTCGCTGAAGGGTTGCCGCCCCCGGTAAGGTTCGGTGACCATGCCCTGCGGCATCGGGAAAGTGCCGTGGCCGAGCTTGGACATCGCGGTGGCGAAGGTCCGCCCGATCTGGCTCAGCGGTGATGGCTTGGTCGGGTAGCCCCGGCTGCGCCACGCTTCCCACTTGTTCGCCCCCGCCAGGCCCGACGTGCCGAACTCCCACTCAACGCGCGTGTAGTACGGCTCCAGTTCGTCATAGGAGATGGGCCAGTCGACCAAGCTCGCACCCGGCACGTCGCCGTGCAGGCTGCGCAGCTTGAAATCGCTCTCGGCCATGCGCGGCACCATGCCGCCCCAGTGGGTGGTACCTCCGCCGACAACCTGCGGCGTCGCCGAGAAGTTGGTGATTTCCGCCTCGACCTTGTCGTTCGGACGATAGGTCCGCGGCTTCACCTTCGGGTCCTGCCAGATGAAATTCCGGTTGAGGAACTTCAGCTCGTCTCCCGAGGCGTGCTCAGGCTTCAGCCATGGCCCCCGCTCCAGGCCCACCACCTTCAGGCCAGCCTCGGACAGCACCTTTGCCGCTGTGGCCCCGCCGGCGCCTGCGCCGACGATGACGACGTCGACAGGCTCGGGCTGCTTCTTCCTGGTCATTATTTTGGTTTCCTTTCGTAAAGTCCTGCTTCGCGCACTGGCGTTCAGACCGTCACGGCTTCAATGCCGTTGCGGCCCACGCTTGCAAGAGGCAGGAGCTTGTCCCAGAGTTCCTGGGGGATGTCGTGGTTAAGCAGGTGGAGGGTCTCCTCGACGCGGTTCGGGCGGGACATTCCAACGATGGTGGATGCCACGCGCTCGTCGCGCACGGAGAACTGCAGGGCAGCCGCTGCGAGTGGGACACCGTACTGCCCGCACATCGCCTCCATGCGCAGGACCCTGTCGATCGTCGCCTGATCGACAGGGGCGTAGCAGTATCGCGGGACGGCCCGCGGGCCCTTGACGAGCATGCCGCCGCCGAAGGGGGCGGCATTGACGAAGGCGACTCCGCGGCGGGCTGCGTCCTCCAGGAGCGGCTCGGCGGTCTGTTCGACGAGGGTGTAGCGGTTGTGGCTGATGACGGCGTCGAACGCGTCCGTCTCAAGATACTGCAGCTCCAGGTCAATCGGGCCTCCGGCGACGCCCAGGCTCTGGATAACGCCCTGATCCCGAAGATCTATGAGGGCTTCAAGGGGGCCTCCCTTGGCCACACCCTCCTCGAACGAGATCTTTTCGGGGTCGTGCAGGTAGACGAGCTGGAGCTTATCGAGGCCCAGGCGCTCGAGGCTTTCCTCGACGGACCGGCGGACGCGGTCACCGGAGAAGTCGGTGCTGCCGGGAACGGGGTCGACCTTCGTGGCGACTACGTATCCCTCGGGGATGCCGCCCCGCTCGGCGATCGCCCGGCCAATCCGTTCTTCACTGGCACCCCCGCCGTACTCATTTGATGTATCGATGAAAGTGAAGGGCCCGTCAAAGACGCGGTGAATCGTGGCGACGGCGGTGCCTTCATCGACTTCGTAACCGTACTGGGCGGGAAAGCTGCCCAGCGCGCTCGTGCCTACACAGATATCGGAGACAGTCAGGCCGGTGCGGCCCAGGGGACGAATGGACATAATTCCTGCTTTCTGGAGCTGAATGGGTTGACGGTTTGGGTCTTAAGCAACCCGGGGGCGCCGGAAATGTTTGGAGAAGAATCCGGAAATCCTCTGGACGCCGCCCGCGCTGGAGAGGAAGACGGCGAGGATGATCACTGCACCCTTTATGAGCAGCTGCGGTTCGGAGGAGATTCCGACGAGGTTCATGATGTTGATGATGGTCGTCAGGATGAACACGCCGATCACTGCGTTTAGGGGGTCGCCCTTGCCGCCCATCAGGGAGGCGCCGCCCACGACGACGGCTGCTATCGCGTCGAGTTCGTAGCCTACGCCGATGAGTGAGCTGCCCTGCCGTAGCTGGGCCGCCGCAACAAGTCCGGCCAAGCCGGCAAGAACGCCGGAGATGGTGTAGGTGATGATCAGGTTCCGCGCGACCGGCAGGCCCGAAAGCCGCGAGGCTTCAGGATTGCCGCCAATCGCGTAGAGGGAGCGGCCGAACGTCGTGTATTTGGCCACAAGCGCCGCCACCACGGCCACGATGATGAAGATCAGGACCGGGTTGCGGATACCGAGGAAGCTGCCGCGGGAGAAGGCCTGAATGAGTCCCTGGTCGCGGATCTCGATCAAGCTTGTCGACTGGATGATGTAGCTGAAGCCCTTGACGGCGCTCATCATGGCAAGCGTTGCGATGAAGGGCGGAATGTTCAGCCAAACCACGAGGACGCCGTTGATCAGTCCTGCGACAGCGCAAGAGGCCAGTACGAACACGACGGACGCGCCAGCGGGCATTCCGGCCTGCAAGGTGAGTGCGGTAAGGACCGTGGACATGGCCAGGATCGACCCCACAGACAGGTCAATGCCGCCTGTCAGGATAACGAAGTATTGTCCGATGGCCAGCACGACGACGATCGATGCGGCCGTGATCACGTTTTCGGCATTGCGGAACGTCAGGAAGTCATCGGAGACGTAGTAGCCCACCGCGATGATCGCGAGGAGGACCAGGATCAGATAACTCTTGGGCAGGGCGCGCAGGGCGCTGCCCCGCAGCCGCGAGGTGATGCTTGAGGATTGGGACGTGGTGTCACTGCGCTGGGGCAGGGGCGACAGGGTCCGGGACATGGTTGTTCTCCTGTGTAGAAAGTCTGATGGATAGCGCCGTCAGGCGAAGCGTTCGAGAATGGCGTTGCCGGAGGGGTCGATGTCATCGTGTGCGAGTTCTGCGACGACCCGGCCGCGGGCCATGACGAGGACGCGGTCGCACATCATCGCCTCGGTGATCTCCGAGCTCGCCACTACGACGGTTCCTCCGGCCTGCGCGAACTCGCGGATGAGTTCGTACATGTCCTCCTTCGCGCCGACGTCTACTCCGCGGGTTGGTTCGTCGCACACGAGGATGCGTGACTGGCGGACAAGCCAGCGGGCCAGGATGGCCTTCTGCTGGGTTCCCCCACTCAGCGTCTTGAGCGGCTGGTTCACCCCGGAGACCTTCATGCCGAGTCGTGCCACCATCTCGCCGGCCACGCCGCGCTCCCGCCGGGACTGGATAACGCTCAGCCGGCTGAACTGCGGAAGGCTGGCCAAGGTGATGTTGCCGGCGACGCCCATGTCCGGGATGAAGCCTGCGGCTTTCCGGTCCTGCGGCAGCAGCCCGATCCCTCGGCGGATCGCATCGCGCGGGGCACGGAAGTCCACTGCTTTCCCGTCGACGCGGATCTCGCCTGAGGTCCGGCGCCGCGCACCCGCGATGAGGCCAGCGAGTTCTGACTGGCCACTGCCGATGAGCCCGGAAATGCCGAGGACCTCGCCTTCATGCAGTTCGAACGACACCTTGTCCACGTACCCCTCCTCGGAGAGGTCGCGGGCTGAGAGGATGACGCTCTCCCGGGGGCCTGCACCGAGGCTGGGTGAGCGTTCCCCGCGCAGGGCCGCCTCGGCAATGGAGCCTTCAAGGCTCTTGCCGACCATTGCCGTGACGACATCGGCGGGTTTGGAGTCTGCAGTCTTCAAATCCGCGGCGTTCACGCCATCGCGCAGCACAGTCACGGCGTCGCAGAGCGAGAAGAGCTCGTCCATGCGGTGCGAGATGTACAGCAGCGTCACACCCTGCTCGGACAGGGACCTCAGGACCGTGAAGAGCCGTTCGACGTCGGGCATCGGCAACGTGGACGTGGGTTCGTCCAGCAGCAGCACCCGGGCGTCCTTGTGCAAGGCCTTGGCCAACTCCACGGCCTGCTGCTCCGCGGTGGAGTAACTTGCTACGGGGCGGCGAACGTCCAGGTCGAAACCCACCCGGTCCAGGGCGGCCCGCGCCTGGGCCTGCATCCGCTGCCAGTCCACGGCCGCGCCGCCGCGCAGTGGCAGCTGGCCCAGGAAGATGTTCTCGGCCACGGACAGGGAAGGAACGAGCGAGAGCTCCTGGTAGATGGTGTGAATACCTGCCTGCTGGGCATCCATTGGATCCCGGAAGCGCTGGAGCTCGCCACCAAGGCGTATGCTCCCCGAGTCCGGTGATTCGGCGCCGGAAAGGATCTTGACGAGCGTGGACTTGCCGGCCCCGTTTTGTCCGGCCAACGCGTGGATCGATCCTCGGCCGACGCTGAAGCTGACACCCTTCAGCGCCTTCACGCCGGGGTAGGACTTGGTGATGCCCTCGAGTTCGAGCTCTGGGGCGCTGAAATGGGATTTCCCCACGGTCCCGGTGGCTGATGCCACCGGTGCCTGGTTGTTGGCGGACATAGACGTTCCTTATCTAGGACTTTCGGGGCCGGGAGGGTTTCGGCGCAAGATTGCTGTCCGGACCGGCAGGTTCTTAATCTTTGGCGCGGACGTACGTGTCACCGGGGACGTAGTATTTGGCCGCGTCAGCGGGCGTCACCACGGTTGTATCGATGTACTTGGTCTTGCCGGGGCACTGGGCCTGGTCACCCTGGATGGCGGCAACTGCCATGCGCACGGCTGCGGCTCCCTGGTCCCAAGGCTGGTTGGATGCATCCGCCTGGAGCGGTCCCTTCGGGTTGTCCACCATCTCCTTGATGGCGCCCATGCCCCCGTCGTAGCTGGCCATGATGATCCCGTCACCCCACAGGCCGGCCTGCTGCAGGCCCTGGACGATGCCGCCGTGCATGACATCGCTCATGCTGTAGACGACCTTGAGGTCGGGGTTGGCGGTGGCGACGTCACGTATTGGGGCCAGGGCCTTGTCCGGTTTCCACTCACCGTACTTGGTGTCAAGCTTGACGGTGGTGACACCGGGGTGCTTCTCCATAATGCGGTTCCATCCGGCCATGAAACCGTTGAACCGAAGGTCGCTCAGCACATCTCCGGGGAAGCCGCCGATACCGACGAGCTTAATCTCGCCCTTCTCTCCGTACTTCTCCAGCGCGCGCTGTGCAGCTACCTCACCGGCGAGCGAGCCGGTGTGCTCCTGATCCTCGGCAACGTAGCAGAACATGTCCGGAACCAAGGACTTGTCCACGCTCGAGTTGACCGTCACAACGGGTATGCCCGCGTCCTTCAAGGCCTGAATCGAGGGACCAACGCCAAGCGGATCATTTGGGTTCATAACGACCACGTCCACACCCTTGGTGATCAGGGTCTGCACGTCGGCGTTCTGCCGGACTGTGTCACCGTTGGCGTCCAGCAGCTCCACACGCGCGCCGACCTTGCCGGCCTCGGCCTGGCCGCCCTCAACAAGAGTCTTCCACCAGTCACTGCCGCTGATGCCGCGCTGGCTCCAGCCGATGACCAGCCCCTTGCCGCTTGCCTTCTCCCCCGCGTCGTCCGCGGCAGCGCCGCCCTTACAGCCAGCCAGCCCAAGCATGGAGACCGTCAGGACAGAAGCACACAGTGCCGCTCTGCCAAGTCTCTTGTTTCGACGAATTCCAGTTGTAGTTCTCTGCATGAACAACACTCCCTTGTGTTCGTGATCACCCCAACTTTGGGGCACGAGAGTCACGTTACAGTCTGAGTTAGCGCACTATCAAGAGGCTGGAGGAAAATTTAATGAAGCTGGCGTTTTCCGAATAAGTCCTGCAAAATAAAGGGAAAGTCAGAGGTATCCGCTGATCAGGTCAGTGATAAGGATCCTGATTTATCGCTAACTCAGACGTATCTTTCTTCCCGCGGACGCATCGAAGCGGCCCGCGGCCAACCAGGTAGGACAGATGTGCTGGGACCTTGACGAGAACCCGCCCCCGGAGCAACGGGAACAGTTGCGGCATCCTGATTTGGGGCCAGGCGATCGGCTCCACGCGGGCGCGGGACCGAAGACCACCTTCGCCAAACCTGCCGCAACCGTCATTGATCGTGTATCGATGGTGGATGTTGCCGTACGGGCCGGAGTTTCGACGCAGACCGTGTCCCGGGTGGCGAACGGGAGCCGCGATGTGCGAGCTGACACCAGGCGGCGCGTCACTGCTGCGATGAATGAATTGGGATATCGGCCCAACAGTGCGGCACGGGCGCTGAGGCGCGGAAGTTTCCGGACCATCGGCGTGATCACGTTCTCGCTGTCGTCCTTCGGGACCATGCGTACGCTTGAGGCAATCGCGCTGCACGCAGCCCGGCAGGACTTCGCCACCACACTGATCCCCGTCACGGCCCCCACCCAAGCCGGTATCCAGGGTGCGTTCTCACGCATCGGCGAACTCGCCGTCGACGCGGTGATTGCCATCATGGAGGTCCACCTCCTCGAGGCAGCGACAGCGACTCTGCCCCCGGGAGTGAGGGTCGTCGTCGTCGATCCCGACGCCGGTGAGCAGTACAGCGTGGTGGACACCGACCAGGCCGGCGGCGCCCGCAAGGCCGTCAAACACCTCCTGGACCTCGGCCACGAAACCGTCTGGCACGTCGCCGGCCCCGAAGCGTCCTTCGCCAGCGAACGCCGCGCGGCCGCCTGGCACGCGGCGCTCACCGACGCCGGCAGGCCTGTCCCGCCGCTGCTGCGAGGCGACTGGTCAGCGGACTCCGGCTACGCCGTCGGTCTGCGGCTCGCCGACGAGCCCGGCTGCACCGCGGTATTTGCCGCGAACGACCACATGGCGCTCGGCATGCTCCGGGCCTTCCGCGAAAAGGGGAAATCAGTTCCAGGAGACATCAGCCTGGTCGGCTTCGACGACGTCCCCGAAGCGTCCTCGTTCACTCCCCCGCTCACCACGGTGCACCAGAACTTCGCTGACGTCGGCAACCAGTGCGTCGACAACGTCCTACAGCAGATCCGAACCAAGACCACCAAACACGGCGTCACCCTCATCCCCACCCAGCTCGTTGTCCGCCAAAGTACCGCTGTGCCTCCCAAAGCAGCGCCCCCGGTTCAGAATTTACGAAGCGACGCGACACATCCACCGGAGGGCCCCATCATCGAACAGGAGACATGAAACCCGTTACCACGTGGTGAGCTTCCCGTGCTTATCCAGCTCCTGAATCTTATGGTTTCTGAGCCGGGTAAGCAGCCAGCTTTCCGCCTTCCCTATCCGGCGTCCCCTCAAAGACAACAGGTCCACCGATACGAGCCAATCCGTATAGGGGTAAGCCTCCAGTTGTAGCTCGATCAGTTGGCCGCCGTTTATCTGGTCCACGATCAGCTGCCGTGGCAAAGTTGCCCACCCCAAGCCCGCCGATGCCATCGAAATGAGAGCCTCATAGTTATCGGCACGCCACACCTGTGCGGACTGCAGGTATTCAGTGGTCGGCAAGCTGGCAGCATGCGCGGTGTAAACAATGTGCCTGTGCGCGCGTAAGTCGTCAAAGCTCACAGTGGTCTTCGCCGCCAACGCATGCCGGGCATGGGCGACGTGGGTGAGGATCAGTTTCCCGAGTTGATGAAACTGAATTTCCCGGGGATACCGGGGCTGGGCAAAAGCAATCCCCAGGGCGGCCTCACCGCGTTGGACCAAGCCGGCGACGTCACCGTGTTCAGGATTTCGGATAACAAGGTCCGTGTGGGGAAAGTTCTCGGCGAATTCCACCAGAATGGCCACCAGGTTCTGGTACGGGATGCCTGCCGCAATGGTGAGGCTCGCCGGGTCGCCTTCCGACATGGCATCCGCGTGGCTTTCCAATGCTTGGCATCGATCGTAAACAATTAATGCCTCGACCAGCATCGTTTCGCCGGCTGGGGTCAGGGTGGGAATACGTGTCGTCCGATCAAACAACTCCAGCCCAAGAGCTATCTCCAGGTTGGCCACGGCAGCACTGATGGTGGACTGGCTGCGCCCTAATGCTCTGGCCGCAGCGGAGAAGGAACCCCACTTGCAGCTCATCACGAAAGCCTCGACCTGCTCCAACGAGTACCGCATCATCACTCACCTATCGTCTGTTCCGATAGTAAATCACTTCTTCTGCAGCGTTTGGCGGCATATCGTTGCATGAACCCGGGCACAAAGGCCCGTCGGAACCACGAAAAGACCTCACCGCCAATGTCTCTGGCGCCGTTGAGGTGAAAGGACCAGCATGAACAACGACCTCGAATATCTCCGCCGCGCCATCATCGTTTCCCGGAACGCCCGGGACAACGGCAACCACCCCTTCGGCGCAATTCTCGTAAACGCCAACGGCAACATCGTCCTGGAAGCTGAGAACACCGTGACAACCGAGAACGACGTCACAAACCACGCCGAAACCAACCTGGTGCGTTTGGCATCTCGGTCCATCCCCCACAATGAGCTTCCCAGCCACACCCTGTACACATCCTGTGAGCCCTGCGCCATGTGTGCGGGCGCGATCTACTGGGCTGGCATCGGCCGGGTGGTCTATGGCCTGGCAGAAACGGGTTTGCTGGCGATAACCGGCAGTCATCCGGAAAACCCCACTCTGTCTCACCCCTGCAGGCTTGTATTCGCCGATGGAGGCCGCCCCACCGAGGTCTCGGGCCCGCACATTGAAGAAGAAGCCGCGAAACCACATGCCGGCTTCTGGAACTAAAAGAACGAGGCACCATTTCCCTCAGAGCCGTGCAAGGATGGCCCTGGCCAAGCAATGAGGCGCCTGTCTGGGGCCGAAACAGACCCTAACTCCGGAGCGGGCTGTCGAGCTGCTCCAGCGGGACGTCAGTAGTGATTCAAAAGTCGTCCTTGCCCCCGACTTCCGGATCACCAGGGAGACGGCCCACAGTATCTGCGCCAAGCGCGGACGTTAGGAACCCTCTGCGCTGCCGAGTAAATCCTCTTGGCCCAGCCGAGGGACGTCTACTCGTCCTATTTGGGGGCCGATAACCGACGTTCCGTCCAGCCTGGGAATGAACTACGACCGCGGGCTCCTGCGGCAGAAGCTCACGACTGCGTCCTCTGCGGACTCACGGACGAGCGTGCATTGCGGTCTGCATGGACGAGCCATCGGGGCCGTCCATCGATCAAGTACTCACGTCTGCTTTGCCTGGCGCAGGTACTGGTAAACAGTTTCCCGGCTGATGCCGTAATCGTTGGCCAGGACAGATTTTGGTATTCCGCTGTCCGCCCTTAGCACGAGCTCGGCGGCGCGTTCGGGGCTAAGGCTCCTTTTGCGTCCGTGGTAGGCGCCGCGTTGCTTGGCGAGGGCGATGCCTTCTCGTTGGCGTTCCTTGATGAGGGAGCGTTCGAACTCGGCGAAGGCACCCATGACCGAGAGCATGAGGTTGGCCATGGGGGAGTCCTCCCCGGTGAAGAGGAGGTGTTCCTTGACGAACTGCACGCGTACTCCTTTGCGGGTGAGGCCCTGGACCAAGGAGCGCAGATCGTCCAGGTTGCGGGCGAGCCGGTCCATGCTGTGCACGACCACGGTGTCGCCTTCGCGGGCAAACCGCAGAAGTTCAGCAAGCTGCGGCCTTGCCGTGTCCCGGCCGGAGGCTTTATCCGTGAAGACGCGATCCAGGACTTCGCCATCGAGTTGGCGTTTCTCGTTTTGGTCGAGAGTGCTCACTCGCACGTATCCGATTCGTTGACCATTCACCGGAATCCTCCCGCCGCCGTCCCTTTGAGTTTGAGAGTCCTTGGCAAGCAGCGTCAAGACATTCATGTCCCAACGGCGTCAGAGTGGACAGGCTTCAACGAAGCACCGGGTTCCCGGCCGGCGCTCGAATAGTTCCGGGTTCCAATCGCTTCGGCCAATTGTCCAAAGAACTTTGGACAATTGGGCGGCCAGGCAGGCGTTTTATGCCTTGGCGTTGCCGTCGTTCGGGCCGGCTTCCTTTGCGCAGCGGGTTGCTGCGCAAATGGCTGAAATCCTTGCCGTACGGCGTAAACAGCAAGGGCGATCGCGGGGGAGAGGGCCTGAGGTAGACTCTCAAAAATAAAAGTTAGTTGAAGCTTCAAGCATTAACACGACATAACGTCGGTTATCGGCGTTCAAACAACGGGAGTAGAAGCAGCTGCGAGAACTCCCGCCCCATGACGAATCCAGCGTTTCCGCAGGTCAGCCGGGCTTTGCCCGGCGCGCGCATTCCTCACGCCAACGACTGAATTTGCCCTCGGATCGCTTATGGCTATAGGTTTCCTGCATCTAATGCATGTTTCCATGGTTTAGGGGTCGTGGTGGGTAATACCGTTCCGGGTTTCGTCCCGCGGATGCTGGTGGATCCGGACATTGGGCTGTTCCGGGCTGATGAACGGGTTTTCACTGCCATGCTCGATGGCTGGCGCGCGCAGATGCTGGCACGTGGCCTCACGACTCAGACCATCAAGCAGCGCGGCCAGCTGCTGGAGCGTTTTCAACGCTTCACGGGTGAATTCCCATGGCAATGGCGCCACGCCGACATCGATGACTTCCTGGCCGATCTGCGCTCGGGCGAGAAACCGATCAGCCTGAAAACGTTGCGCTCGTACAGCAACGCCGTGGCGATGTTCTGCTCTTATCTGACGCATCCTGGCTATGGCTGGGGCGAGTTCTGCGAACGGACTTTCGGCGATATTCCGAGCCAGATCTGCTTCGAGTGGAATATGCCAAGGCACACCACCGATGATGCCGTCCCGGCGAAGAAGCGGTCGTTCACCAAGGCGGAACTGCAGCGACTATTCGACTACATCGATGACCTTGTCGACCGGGAATACGCCGCTGGCAGCAAACGATGGCTGCCCCTTTTCCGCGACTCTGTGGCGTTCAAGGTCTGCTATGCCTATGGGCTTCGCCGACGTGAGATGACCATGCTGGACCTGGAAGACTTCGGCCCGAACCCGCACGTCAGTGACTACGGCCGGTTCGGAGCAGTTCAGGTACGGTTCGCCAAGGGAACGGCAGGCTCAGGACCCAGACGGCGCACCGTGCTGACCGTTCCGGAGTTCGACTGGGTCGTGGACCAGCTCAAGACCTGGACATCCGGAGGGCTGCGGCAGCAGTTTCCGACAGCTGAACGGTCCTCGGCTCTTTGGCCGAGCGAGCGGGGTGCCCGGATGTCCCTGGGCTCTTTCGGGGATGCGTTCGCCGCTGCCCGGGATGCCGTCGGCTTGCCCCAGGAGCTGGGTCTGCATTGCCTCAGGCATTCCTACGTGACCCACCTGATCGAAGCCGGCTATGACGCGGCCTTCGTGCAGACTCAGGTTGGCCACTCCTACGCCTCGACCACCGGGCTCTACACGTCGGTATCGTCGGACTTCAAGCAGAAATCCGTGCAGCAGATGATTGCACGCCGCATCGCGAACTTGGAGGACCCAGATGCCTGAACAGCGCCGGATTGGCTACCGCTGGAACTTGCGAGCCCTGATGGCAAAGCAGAACCTGTGGAAGACCACCGAACTGATGCCGCTCCTGAAATCTCGTGGTATCAACCTTTCCGAAAGTCAGGTCTACAGGCTGGTCACATCGACTCCGGAGCGCATTCCGGCCAAGACATTCGCGGCGCTCTGCGACATCCTGGACTGCACACCCAACGACCTGTTCGAACCATTCGTGGAGATGCGCGCCGCGGCGACAGCCAATGCCCCGAAGCGCAGTGAAGACCTCGGCATCCAACCAGGCAACCCCATCGCACGACGTGTCCGCCTCGTCGCTTCTGAGGACGGTGAGTAGGCCACGCAAAGCAGAGGACCCGATCCGCTGGCCGGTTCCCTGCAGTCGCTGCGGTCAGCACCATCAAACCGTCGCGCGCTGGCCAGACGGCGGCGTTTGCGGCTACTGCTATCAGCAGGCAAAGCGCACCCGTGGAGTCTGCGCCTGCGGCCATGAAGGTGTTCTTCCGGGAATTATCGATGAGGAGCCGGCATGCCGCAGCTGCTCGGGCGTTCGGCTCAACGTTGACTGTGTGGGCTGCGGCGCCGAAGACGAACTTTACAGTGGTGGACGCTGCTGGACCTGCGTCCTCGGCGACATCGTAGACGACCTGCTTACAGACCCAGCTACGGGAGTCATGGCCACGGAACTGATCCCGCTGGCGGCGGCACTGAAGTCAATGAAACGGGCCAACAGCGGCATGACCTGGATCCGGCAAAAGCACGTCACGGCCTTCCTTCGTAACCTCG
Coding sequences:
- a CDS encoding nucleoside deaminase is translated as MNNDLEYLRRAIIVSRNARDNGNHPFGAILVNANGNIVLEAENTVTTENDVTNHAETNLVRLASRSIPHNELPSHTLYTSCEPCAMCAGAIYWAGIGRVVYGLAETGLLAITGSHPENPTLSHPCRLVFADGGRPTEVSGPHIEEEAAKPHAGFWN
- a CDS encoding recombinase family protein — encoded protein: MNGQRIGYVRVSTLDQNEKRQLDGEVLDRVFTDKASGRDTARPQLAELLRFAREGDTVVVHSMDRLARNLDDLRSLVQGLTRKGVRVQFVKEHLLFTGEDSPMANLMLSVMGAFAEFERSLIKERQREGIALAKQRGAYHGRKRSLSPERAAELVLRADSGIPKSVLANDYGISRETVYQYLRQAKQT
- a CDS encoding tyrosine-type recombinase/integrase; the encoded protein is MGNTVPGFVPRMLVDPDIGLFRADERVFTAMLDGWRAQMLARGLTTQTIKQRGQLLERFQRFTGEFPWQWRHADIDDFLADLRSGEKPISLKTLRSYSNAVAMFCSYLTHPGYGWGEFCERTFGDIPSQICFEWNMPRHTTDDAVPAKKRSFTKAELQRLFDYIDDLVDREYAAGSKRWLPLFRDSVAFKVCYAYGLRRREMTMLDLEDFGPNPHVSDYGRFGAVQVRFAKGTAGSGPRRRTVLTVPEFDWVVDQLKTWTSGGLRQQFPTAERSSALWPSERGARMSLGSFGDAFAAARDAVGLPQELGLHCLRHSYVTHLIEAGYDAAFVQTQVGHSYASTTGLYTSVSSDFKQKSVQQMIARRIANLEDPDA
- a CDS encoding helix-turn-helix transcriptional regulator, whose amino-acid sequence is MPEQRRIGYRWNLRALMAKQNLWKTTELMPLLKSRGINLSESQVYRLVTSTPERIPAKTFAALCDILDCTPNDLFEPFVEMRAAATANAPKRSEDLGIQPGNPIARRVRLVASEDGE